One Callospermophilus lateralis isolate mCalLat2 chromosome 6, mCalLat2.hap1, whole genome shotgun sequence genomic region harbors:
- the LOC143400786 gene encoding vascular endothelial growth factor B-like isoform X1, translating to MRPLLCCLLFAVLLHLAPAQAPVSQPDVPGHQKKVVSWIDVYARATCQPREVVVPLTVELLGTVAKQLVPSCVTVQRCGGCCPDDGLECVPTGQHQVRMQSLMIRYPSSQLGEMSLEEHSQCECRPKKKESAVKPDRAATPHHRPQPRSLQDWDSAPGAPSPADITHPTPAPGPPAHAAPSAASALTHGPATAAADAAASSVAKGGA from the coding sequence ATGCGCCCCCTGCTCTGCTGCCTGCTGTTCGCGGTGCTCCTGCATCTGGCCCCAGCCCAGGCCCCTGTCTCCCAGCCTGATGTCCCTGGCCACCAGAAGAAAGTGGTGTCATGGATAGACGTGTATGCTCGTGCCACCTGCCAGCCTCGGGAGGTGGTAGTGCCCCTGACTGTGGAGCTCTTGGGTACTGTGGCCAAACAACTGGTGCCTAGCTGTGTGACTGTGCAGCGCTGTGGTGGCTGCTGCCCTGACGATGGCCTGGAGTGCGTGCCCACCGGGCAGCACCAAGTCCGAATGCAGAGCCTCATGATCCGGTATCCAAGCAGTCAGCTGGGGGAGATGTCCCTGGAAGAACACAGCCAATGTGAATgcagaccaaaaaaaaaggagagtGCTGTGAAGCCAGACAGGGCTGCCACTCCCCATCACCGTCCCCAGCCCCGCTCTCTTCAGGACTGGGACTCTGCCCCTGGAGCACCCTCCCCAGCTGACATCACCCATCCCACTCCAGCCCCAGGACCCCCTGCCCACGCTGCACCCAGCGCCGCCAGCGCTCTGACCCACGGACCTGCCACTGCCGCTGCCGACGCCGCAGCTTCCTCCGTTGCCAAGGGCGGGGCTTAG
- the LOC143400786 gene encoding vascular endothelial growth factor B-like isoform X2 → MRPLLCCLLFAVLLHLAPAQAPVSQPDVPGHQKKVVSWIDVYARATCQPREVVVPLTVELLGTVAKQLVPSCVTVQRCGGCCPDDGLECVPTGQHQVRMQSLMIRYPSSQLGEMSLEEHSQCECRPKKKESAVKPDSPRTPCPRCTQRRQRSDPRTCHCRCRRRSFLRCQGRGLELNPHTCRCRKLRR, encoded by the exons ATGCGCCCCCTGCTCTGCTGCCTGCTGTTCGCGGTGCTCCTGCATCTGGCCCCAGCCCAGGCCCCTGTCTCCCAGCCTGATGTCCCTGGCCACCAGAAGAAAGTGGTGTCATGGATAGACGTGTATGCTCGTGCCACCTGCCAGCCTCGGGAGGTGGTAGTGCCCCTGACTGTGGAGCTCTTGGGTACTGTGGCCAAACAACTGGTGCCTAGCTGTGTGACTGTGCAGCGCTGTGGTGGCTGCTGCCCTGACGATGGCCTGGAGTGCGTGCCCACCGGGCAGCACCAAGTCCGAATGCAGAGCCTCATGATCCGGTATCCAAGCAGTCAGCTGGGGGAGATGTCCCTGGAAGAACACAGCCAATGTGAATgcagaccaaaaaaaaaggagagtGCTGTGAAGCCAGA CAGCCCCAGGACCCCCTGCCCACGCTGCACCCAGCGCCGCCAGCGCTCTGACCCACGGACCTGCCACTGCCGCTGCCGACGCCGCAGCTTCCTCCGTTGCCAAGGGCGGGGCTTAGAGCTCAACCCACACACCTGCAGGTGCCGGAAGCTGCGAAGGTGA